A DNA window from Bradyrhizobium sp. CCBAU 53421 contains the following coding sequences:
- a CDS encoding SDR family oxidoreductase: MDLHLRGKRVLITGASKGIGAAAAEAFAEEGANLLLAARNGEQLKALADRLRSAHQIDAAISVVDLRKSEDLARLAKEAADIDILVNNAGDIPGGSIDKIDEATWRHAWELKVFGYVNLTRAVYAQMKAHGGGVIVNDIGAAGEKFDANYICGSAGNAALMSFTRALGGKSLADNIRVVGINPGPVGTDRHVTLLKTRAKNQFGDENRYKEFQKGLPLGRPAHAREIGDLMAFLASDRAGYTSGVIYTVDGGLTSGWG, from the coding sequence ATGGATCTGCATCTGCGCGGCAAGCGTGTCCTGATCACCGGCGCCTCCAAGGGCATTGGCGCGGCCGCCGCCGAAGCCTTTGCCGAGGAAGGCGCCAATCTGCTGCTCGCCGCCCGCAACGGCGAGCAGTTGAAGGCGCTGGCCGACCGCCTCCGTTCGGCGCACCAGATCGACGCCGCGATCAGCGTCGTCGACCTGCGCAAATCCGAGGATCTCGCGCGATTGGCGAAAGAGGCCGCCGACATCGACATCCTCGTCAACAATGCCGGCGACATCCCGGGCGGCTCGATCGACAAGATCGACGAGGCCACCTGGCGGCATGCCTGGGAGCTCAAGGTGTTCGGCTATGTCAATCTGACGCGCGCGGTCTATGCCCAGATGAAGGCGCACGGCGGCGGCGTGATCGTCAACGACATCGGCGCGGCCGGCGAGAAGTTCGACGCCAACTACATCTGCGGCAGCGCCGGCAATGCGGCGCTGATGTCGTTCACCCGCGCGCTCGGCGGCAAGAGCCTCGCCGACAACATCCGCGTCGTCGGCATCAACCCCGGCCCGGTCGGTACCGACCGTCACGTCACGCTGCTCAAGACCCGCGCCAAGAACCAGTTCGGCGACGAGAACCGCTACAAGGAATTCCAGAAAGGCCTGCCGCTCGGCCGTCCCGCGCATGCGCGCGAGATCGGCGACCTGATGGCCTTCCTGGCCTCCGACCGCGCGGGCTACACGTCCGGCGTGATCTACACGGTGGATGGCGGACTGACGTCGGGATGGGGGTAG
- a CDS encoding alpha/beta hydrolase: MAALFSALDWRAMSQQERDLGLNNGVAVKGSAEIAAGWELRSAALRQKHPQYLDLRYGPRERNRIDFLKVRDGAPTLLFIHGGYWQTRAKEVFTIFAEGPMAHGINVALIGYTLAPDATLDDIVAEIHTGIDFLAAQLPALGAAAESIVVSGWSAGGHLTSMALANAHVRAGMAISGIYDLEPIRHSYLNEKLRLDEAASRRNSPMMQQGGTAKPLSLVVGSAELPLLRKQTADFAGHRARYGLPVTYEEIGGADHFSIMNQMLAPQGRVTTLIRQLFERTAGTSS, from the coding sequence ATGGCAGCGTTGTTTTCCGCGCTGGACTGGCGCGCGATGAGCCAGCAGGAGCGGGACCTCGGCTTGAACAATGGCGTTGCCGTCAAGGGCAGCGCCGAGATCGCCGCCGGCTGGGAGCTGCGCTCCGCGGCGCTGCGGCAGAAGCACCCGCAGTATCTCGACCTCAGATATGGCCCGCGTGAGCGCAACCGGATCGATTTCCTGAAGGTGCGCGACGGCGCGCCGACGCTGTTGTTCATCCACGGCGGTTATTGGCAGACCCGCGCCAAGGAGGTGTTCACGATCTTCGCCGAGGGACCGATGGCGCACGGCATCAATGTCGCCCTGATCGGCTACACGCTGGCGCCGGATGCGACGCTCGACGATATCGTCGCCGAGATTCACACAGGTATCGATTTTCTGGCCGCGCAGTTGCCCGCGCTCGGAGCCGCGGCCGAAAGCATCGTCGTGTCGGGCTGGTCGGCCGGCGGCCATCTGACGTCGATGGCGCTGGCGAACGCCCATGTCCGGGCCGGCATGGCGATCTCGGGCATCTATGACCTCGAGCCGATCAGGCATTCCTACCTCAACGAGAAGCTGAGGCTCGACGAAGCTGCCTCACGGCGCAATTCGCCGATGATGCAGCAAGGCGGCACCGCGAAACCGCTGTCACTGGTCGTCGGCAGCGCCGAACTGCCGCTGCTGCGCAAGCAGACCGCCGATTTCGCCGGCCACCGCGCCCGCTACGGCTTGCCGGTGACCTATGAGGAGATCGGCGGGGCCGATCATTTCTCCATCATGAACCAGATGCTCGCGCCGCAGGGGCGCGTCACGACACTGATCCGGCAGTTGTTCGAGCGGACGGCTGGTACGTCATCCTGA
- a CDS encoding amidase, giving the protein MADQGLVKETACAVVEKLKAGDVTPLDLLDVLETRIAEVDGKVNALPTLCFDRARSHAKALMQKPASERGLLAGLPVPIKDLTAVSGVLTTLGSPIFKDNVPAKSDILVERLEQNGGVIYAKSNTPEFGAGANTFNEVFGPTRNPWDTSRSAAGSSGGAAAALASGTAWLAHGSDMGGSLRNPASFCGIVGLRPSIGRVAQTPKFGVDRTLGQQGPMARNVEDLALLLDAMSGEHAADPLSLPVLPTSFLAAARSNQKPKRIAYSPDLGITPVDPEVKAVTRKAAERFAEAGAIVEEAHPDFSEAHECFHVLRAFDFAITKAELLRTKRDLLKPEVIWNIEEGLKLTVEKLERAEAQRVAITARALGFFDKYDLLLAPATIVPPFPVENRYVAECGGKKFDNYVEWLGIVYAITLACCPALSLPCGFTASGLPVGLQMIAKPRAEAQLLAGAKVLEDILGVRGTTPIDPRPPR; this is encoded by the coding sequence ATGGCTGATCAGGGCTTGGTGAAGGAAACGGCGTGTGCCGTCGTCGAGAAACTGAAAGCCGGCGACGTCACGCCGCTCGATCTGCTCGACGTGCTGGAGACGCGCATCGCCGAGGTCGACGGCAAGGTCAATGCGCTGCCGACGCTCTGCTTCGACCGCGCCCGCAGCCATGCCAAGGCCCTGATGCAGAAGCCGGCCAGCGAGCGCGGCCTGCTCGCGGGTCTTCCCGTTCCGATCAAGGACCTCACGGCCGTCTCCGGCGTGCTGACCACGCTGGGCTCGCCGATCTTCAAGGACAACGTTCCCGCCAAGTCGGACATCCTGGTCGAGCGCCTCGAGCAGAACGGCGGCGTGATCTACGCCAAGTCGAACACGCCGGAATTCGGCGCCGGCGCCAACACCTTCAACGAGGTGTTCGGCCCGACCCGCAATCCCTGGGATACGTCGCGCTCGGCGGCCGGCTCGTCCGGCGGCGCCGCGGCGGCACTGGCCAGCGGCACCGCGTGGCTCGCCCACGGCTCCGACATGGGCGGCAGCTTGCGCAACCCCGCGAGCTTCTGCGGCATCGTCGGCCTGCGGCCGTCGATCGGCCGCGTCGCGCAGACGCCGAAATTCGGCGTCGACCGCACGCTCGGCCAGCAGGGACCGATGGCACGCAACGTCGAGGACCTCGCGCTGCTGCTGGACGCGATGAGTGGCGAGCATGCCGCCGATCCGCTGTCACTGCCGGTGCTGCCGACATCGTTCCTTGCGGCGGCGCGCTCGAACCAGAAGCCGAAGCGCATCGCCTATTCGCCCGATCTCGGCATCACGCCTGTTGATCCCGAGGTCAAGGCCGTGACCCGCAAGGCCGCGGAGCGTTTCGCGGAAGCCGGCGCGATCGTCGAGGAGGCGCATCCCGACTTCAGCGAGGCCCATGAATGCTTCCACGTGCTGCGCGCATTCGATTTCGCGATCACCAAGGCCGAATTGCTGCGCACCAAGCGCGACCTGCTCAAGCCCGAAGTGATCTGGAACATCGAGGAAGGGCTGAAGCTCACCGTCGAGAAGCTCGAGCGCGCCGAGGCACAGCGCGTCGCGATCACCGCGCGGGCGCTCGGGTTCTTCGACAAGTACGACCTGCTGCTGGCACCCGCGACCATCGTGCCGCCATTCCCGGTCGAGAACCGCTATGTCGCCGAATGCGGCGGCAAGAAGTTCGACAATTACGTCGAATGGCTCGGCATCGTCTATGCGATCACGCTGGCCTGCTGCCCGGCGCTGTCGCTGCCCTGCGGCTTCACCGCGTCGGGCCTGCCGGTCGGCCTGCAGATGATCGCCAAGCCGCGCGCCGAGGCGCAGCTGCTGGCCGGCGCGAAAGTGCTTGAGGATATTCTGGGCGTGCGCGGCACCACCCCGATCGATCCGCGGCCGCCGAGGTAA
- a CDS encoding TetR/AcrR family transcriptional regulator, with protein sequence MGQIVRKPFKTYHHGDLREALIQAALREVELGGPEAISIKALAKQLGVSQPAPYRHFADREALLEAVTAEAFRQFNVIMREAIEQPGKGSKLSRFAQAALAFGLERHGIYRLMFASRTMACAPVGSELHVAAMETLALLIESFEAPAVGLLRERQALKIWAGLHGIVMLAEQGLLTGEVAQISREELMDEIVEQTKLALSVALKATDDQA encoded by the coding sequence ATGGGACAAATCGTTCGTAAGCCGTTCAAGACCTACCACCACGGCGACCTCCGCGAAGCCCTGATTCAGGCCGCCTTACGTGAGGTCGAACTCGGTGGTCCCGAAGCGATCAGCATCAAGGCGTTGGCCAAGCAGCTCGGCGTCTCGCAGCCGGCGCCGTACCGGCATTTCGCGGACCGTGAGGCGTTGCTGGAGGCGGTGACCGCGGAAGCATTCCGGCAGTTCAACGTGATCATGCGCGAGGCGATCGAGCAGCCCGGCAAGGGCTCGAAACTGTCGCGCTTTGCCCAGGCTGCGCTGGCCTTCGGGCTCGAGCGCCACGGCATCTACCGGCTGATGTTCGCATCCAGAACCATGGCCTGCGCGCCTGTCGGCAGCGAGCTGCACGTTGCGGCGATGGAAACGCTGGCGCTGCTGATCGAGTCGTTCGAGGCGCCGGCCGTCGGGCTGTTGCGCGAGCGGCAGGCGCTGAAGATCTGGGCCGGGCTGCACGGCATCGTGATGCTCGCCGAGCAGGGCCTGCTGACCGGCGAGGTTGCCCAGATCAGCCGCGAGGAGCTGATGGACGAGATCGTCGAGCAGACCAAGCTCGCGCTGTCAGTCGCGCTCAAGGCGACGGACGACCAGGCATAG
- a CDS encoding SDR family NAD(P)-dependent oxidoreductase, giving the protein MTQSLQGKRALVTGGSRGIGAAIARRLAAEGAEVAITYERSADRAEAVGAEIRKQGRRALALQADSADAGAVRGAVNAAAKAFGGLDILVNNAGIFRGGGPIDAITLEDIDATLAVNVRAVVVASQAAVAHMGEGGRIINIGSNLASRVPDAGMSLYSMSKSALIAWTQGLARDLGGRGITVNIVHPGSTNTDMNPADGEQAEAQRARMAIKRYGNADDVAALVAFVAGPEAGSINGAGLTVDGGANA; this is encoded by the coding sequence ATGACCCAGTCCCTGCAAGGAAAACGCGCCCTCGTCACCGGCGGCAGCCGCGGCATCGGCGCAGCCATCGCCAGGCGTCTTGCCGCCGAAGGCGCCGAGGTTGCCATCACCTATGAACGCTCGGCCGATCGCGCCGAAGCGGTCGGAGCGGAGATCAGGAAGCAGGGCCGCCGTGCGCTGGCCCTGCAGGCGGACAGCGCCGACGCCGGCGCCGTGCGCGGCGCGGTGAACGCCGCCGCCAAGGCGTTCGGCGGTCTCGACATCCTCGTCAACAATGCCGGCATCTTCCGCGGCGGCGGTCCGATCGACGCCATCACGCTGGAGGATATCGACGCCACGCTGGCCGTGAACGTGCGGGCGGTGGTGGTCGCATCGCAGGCCGCGGTCGCCCATATGGGCGAGGGCGGCCGCATCATCAACATCGGCAGCAACCTCGCCAGCCGGGTGCCGGATGCCGGCATGAGCCTCTATTCGATGAGCAAGTCGGCGTTGATTGCCTGGACCCAGGGCCTGGCGCGTGACCTCGGCGGCCGCGGCATCACGGTCAATATCGTCCATCCCGGTTCGACCAACACCGACATGAACCCGGCCGATGGCGAGCAGGCCGAGGCGCAACGCGCGCGCATGGCCATCAAGCGCTACGGCAACGCCGACGACGTCGCTGCCCTGGTCGCGTTTGTTGCCGGTCCCGAAGCCGGCTCGATCAATGGCGCCGGTCTGACCGTCGACGGCGGTGCCAACGCTTGA
- a CDS encoding TetR/AcrR family transcriptional regulator: protein MAERGRPRNFDKDAVLARAMEVFWLKGYEGASMADLTSAMGIASPSLYAAFGGKEDLFRKALDYYVASEGGLIWGAVAETHTAYQAVETLLMQTARVFTRRSHPPGCLVVLSALHPNEHSETVRRELVQRRAQAVTELRELLRQGVERGEISPAADLDAIAKYYITVQQGMSIQARDGATRKQLEQIATAALAAWGPLTAPTPAAH, encoded by the coding sequence ATGGCTGAGCGTGGCCGCCCCCGGAACTTCGACAAGGACGCCGTCCTGGCGCGGGCGATGGAGGTGTTCTGGCTGAAGGGCTATGAGGGCGCCTCGATGGCCGACCTTACCTCGGCGATGGGGATCGCCTCGCCCAGCCTGTACGCCGCCTTCGGCGGCAAGGAGGACCTGTTCCGCAAGGCGCTCGACTATTACGTGGCGAGCGAAGGTGGACTGATCTGGGGTGCCGTGGCCGAAACGCACACCGCCTACCAGGCGGTGGAAACCCTCCTGATGCAGACCGCGCGCGTCTTCACCCGCCGCTCACACCCGCCCGGCTGCCTGGTGGTCTTGTCGGCGCTGCATCCGAACGAGCATTCGGAGACCGTGCGGCGCGAACTCGTGCAGCGGCGCGCGCAAGCGGTGACGGAGCTGCGCGAACTGTTGCGCCAGGGCGTCGAGCGCGGCGAGATTTCACCCGCGGCCGACCTCGACGCGATCGCCAAATATTACATCACGGTGCAGCAGGGCATGTCGATTCAGGCGCGCGACGGCGCCACCCGGAAGCAGCTCGAGCAGATCGCAACCGCCGCCCTCGCCGCCTGGGGCCCGCTCACCGCGCCAACGCCAGCCGCGCATTAG
- a CDS encoding ferredoxin translates to MSKLRIRVDQDKCQGHARCKSLAPELFELDEYGNAHEVGDGTVPAGLEDKAWLAQTNCPEIAIEVTEE, encoded by the coding sequence ATGTCCAAGCTCAGAATCCGCGTCGACCAGGACAAATGCCAGGGTCACGCCCGCTGCAAATCACTCGCTCCCGAACTGTTCGAGCTCGACGAATACGGCAACGCCCATGAAGTCGGCGACGGGACGGTTCCGGCCGGGCTCGAGGACAAGGCCTGGCTCGCGCAGACCAACTGCCCGGAAATCGCGATCGAAGTCACCGAGGAATAG
- a CDS encoding cytochrome P450 — translation MSDSPSASYLPEHPPVSDWVHDFDHTDPVWTDDPFPIWEALRAASPVVHTERFLGCYMPTTYQAVKEIAYDTEHFSSRRVIVRDVRPEITARAPPITSDPPEHKPAKQVLLPPFTPDAMKRLEPRVRAICNELIDEFIADGHCDAAARYTKHIPVRAIAHMLGIPEKDGDVFIKWIHQILELGIKDENEMMSGVREMTGYFTAHLEQRKLEPGDDLISQLLRAKGPGGQPLTDEHVLGSLRLLLIAGIDTTWSALGSSLWHLAKTPADRERLVAEPALIPTAIEEFLRAYSPVTMAREVMKETTISGCPVKAGNMVLLSFPAANRDPAMFPDADKVVIDRKENRHAAFGLGIHRCVGSNLARMEMQVAIEEWLKRIPDFRLDPAGKVTWSEGTVRGPRQLPVLFGKNA, via the coding sequence ATGTCCGATTCCCCGTCCGCAAGCTATCTGCCCGAACATCCCCCGGTCAGCGACTGGGTCCATGATTTCGACCACACCGATCCGGTCTGGACCGACGATCCGTTCCCGATCTGGGAGGCGCTGCGCGCGGCCTCGCCGGTGGTGCATACCGAGCGCTTCCTCGGCTGCTACATGCCGACCACCTATCAGGCGGTGAAGGAGATCGCCTACGACACCGAGCATTTCTCCTCGCGCCGCGTCATCGTGCGCGACGTCCGCCCCGAGATCACGGCTCGCGCGCCGCCGATCACCTCCGATCCGCCGGAGCACAAGCCTGCCAAGCAGGTGCTGCTGCCGCCTTTCACGCCGGACGCGATGAAGCGGCTGGAGCCGCGGGTGCGCGCGATCTGCAACGAGCTGATCGACGAATTCATCGCCGATGGCCATTGCGACGCCGCGGCGCGCTACACCAAGCACATCCCGGTGCGCGCCATCGCGCATATGCTGGGAATTCCCGAAAAGGACGGCGACGTCTTCATCAAATGGATCCACCAGATCCTCGAGCTCGGCATCAAGGACGAGAACGAGATGATGAGCGGCGTGCGCGAGATGACCGGCTACTTCACGGCCCATCTCGAGCAGCGCAAGCTTGAGCCGGGCGACGACCTGATCTCGCAGCTGCTGCGGGCCAAGGGCCCGGGCGGCCAGCCGCTGACCGACGAGCACGTGCTCGGCTCGCTGCGGCTGCTCCTGATCGCCGGCATCGACACCACCTGGAGCGCGCTCGGCTCCTCGCTCTGGCACCTCGCCAAGACGCCCGCCGACCGCGAACGGCTGGTTGCGGAGCCGGCGCTGATCCCGACCGCGATCGAGGAATTCCTGCGCGCCTATTCGCCGGTGACGATGGCCCGCGAGGTGATGAAGGAGACCACGATCTCCGGCTGCCCGGTCAAGGCCGGCAACATGGTGCTGCTGTCCTTCCCCGCGGCCAACCGCGATCCCGCCATGTTCCCCGATGCGGACAAGGTAGTGATCGACCGCAAGGAGAACCGCCACGCCGCCTTCGGCCTCGGCATCCACCGCTGCGTCGGTTCCAATCTGGCGCGGATGGAGATGCAGGTCGCGATCGAGGAATGGCTGAAGCGGATTCCGGATTTCCGGCTCGACCCGGCCGGCAAGGTGACCTGGTCGGAAGGCACGGTACGCGGCCCGCGTCAACTGCCCGTCCTGTTCGGCAAGAACGCCTAA